Proteins co-encoded in one Hirundo rustica isolate bHirRus1 chromosome 18, bHirRus1.pri.v3, whole genome shotgun sequence genomic window:
- the GPS1 gene encoding COP9 signalosome complex subunit 1 isoform X4: protein MQIDVDPQEDQQNSPDINYVVENPTLDLEQYASSYSGLMRIERLQFIADHCPQLRVEALKMALSFVQRTFNVDVYEEIHRKLSEATRELQNTPDAVPDSGIEPPPLDTAWVEATRKKALLKLEKLDTDLKNYKGNSIKESIRRGHDDLGDHYLDCGDLSNALKCYSRARDYCTSAKHVINMCLNVIKVSVYLQNWSHVLSYVSKAESTPEIAEQRGERDSQTQAILTKLKCAAGLAELAARKYKQAAKCFLLASFDHCDFPELLSPSNVAVYGGLCALATFDRQELQRNVISSSSFKLFLELEPQVRDIIFKFYESKYASCLKMLDEMKDNLLLDMYLAPHVRTLYTQIRNRALIQYFSPYVSADMRKMATAFNTTVAALEDELTQLILEGLINARIDSHSKILYARDVDQRSTTFEKSLLMGKEFQRRAKAMILRAAVLRNQIHVKSPPREGSQGELTPANSQSRMSTNM, encoded by the exons ATGCAGATTGACGTAGATCCACAAGAAGATCAGCAGAATTCACCTGATATCAACTATGTGGTGGAGAACCCCACGCTG GATTTGGAGCAGTATGCGTCCAGCTACAGTGGGCTGATGCGAATCGAGCGGCTGCAGTTCATTGCTGATCACTGCCCACAGCTGCGGGTGGAAGCTCTCAAGATGGCTTTGTCATTTGTCCAGAGAACTTTCAATGTTGATGTGTATGAAGAAATCCACAGAAAGCTGTCTGAGGCCACAAG AGAACTGCAGAATACACCTGATGCTGTCCCTGACAGTGGAATTGAACCCCCTCCTCTTGACACAGCTTGGGTTGAAGCTACACGCAAAAAAGCTCTTCTTAAACTGGAGAAACTTGATACAGATCTCAAAAATTACAAAGGAAACTCCATCAAGGAGAGTATCAG GAGAGGCCACGATGATTTAGGTGATCACTATTTGGACTGTGGAGACCTCAGCAATGCTCTTAAGTGTTACTCGCGAGCCCGTGATTACTGCACCAGTGCTAAACACGTCATCAACATGTGTCTCAATGTTATCAAG GTCAGTGTCTACCTCCAGAACTGGTCTCATGTTCTGAGCTATGTAAGCAAGGCTGAGTCTACACCGGAAATTGCAGAA caaagaggagaaagagataGCCAGACACAAGCAATTCTCACCAAACTGAAATGTGCAGCAG GCTTGGCTGAACTAGCTGCGCGGAAGTACAAACAGGCAGCAAAGTGCTTCTTGTTGGCATCGTTTGATCATTGTGATTTCCCTGAG CTGTTATCTCCCAGCAATGTGGCTGTGTATGGTGGGCTCTGTGCCCTGGCTACATTTGACCGTCAGGAACTGCAACGAAATGTTATCTCTAGTAG CTCCTTCAAATTGTTTTTGGAGCTGGAGCCACAGGTTCGTGACATCATCTTCAAGTTTTATGAATCTAAATATGCTTCATGCCTGAAGATGCTGGATGAGATGAAG GACAACCTGCTGCTAGATATGTACCTTGCACCTCATGTCAGGACACTTTATACCCAGATTCGAAATCGTGCCCTTATCCAG tACTTCAGCCCCTATGTGTCGGCAGACATGCGCAAGATGGCCACTGCTTTTAACACCACAGTGGCTGCTCTGGAAGATGAACTCACTCAGCTGATCTTGGAGGGACTGATCAATGCCAGAATAGACTCGCACAGTAAG ATTCTGTATGCTCGAGATGTAGATCAGCGCAGCACAACTTTTGAGAAGTCTTTACTAATGGGCAAAGAGTTTCAGCGCCGTGCCAAAGCAATGATCCTGCGAGCCGCAGTCCTACGCAACCAGATACATGTCAAG TCTCCTCCGAGGGAAGGTAGCCAAGGGGAGCTCACTCCAGCTAACAGCCAATCCAGAATGAGCACCAACATGTGA
- the GPS1 gene encoding COP9 signalosome complex subunit 1 isoform X3: MQIDVDPQEDQQNSPDINYVVENPTLARFCWQDLEQYASSYSGLMRIERLQFIADHCPQLRVEALKMALSFVQRTFNVDVYEEIHRKLSEATRELQNTPDAVPDSGIEPPPLDTAWVEATRKKALLKLEKLDTDLKNYKGNSIKESIRRGHDDLGDHYLDCGDLSNALKCYSRARDYCTSAKHVINMCLNVIKVSVYLQNWSHVLSYVSKAESTPEIAEQRGERDSQTQAILTKLKCAAGLAELAARKYKQAAKCFLLASFDHCDFPELLSPSNVAVYGGLCALATFDRQELQRNVISSSSFKLFLELEPQVRDIIFKFYESKYASCLKMLDEMKDNLLLDMYLAPHVRTLYTQIRNRALIQYFSPYVSADMRKMATAFNTTVAALEDELTQLILEGLINARIDSHSKILYARDVDQRSTTFEKSLLMGKEFQRRAKAMILRAAVLRNQIHVKSPPREGSQGELTPANSQSRMSTNM; encoded by the exons ATGCAGATTGACGTAGATCCACAAGAAGATCAGCAGAATTCACCTGATATCAACTATGTGGTGGAGAACCCCACGCTG GCCAGGTTTTGTTGGCAGGATTTGGAGCAGTATGCGTCCAGCTACAGTGGGCTGATGCGAATCGAGCGGCTGCAGTTCATTGCTGATCACTGCCCACAGCTGCGGGTGGAAGCTCTCAAGATGGCTTTGTCATTTGTCCAGAGAACTTTCAATGTTGATGTGTATGAAGAAATCCACAGAAAGCTGTCTGAGGCCACAAG AGAACTGCAGAATACACCTGATGCTGTCCCTGACAGTGGAATTGAACCCCCTCCTCTTGACACAGCTTGGGTTGAAGCTACACGCAAAAAAGCTCTTCTTAAACTGGAGAAACTTGATACAGATCTCAAAAATTACAAAGGAAACTCCATCAAGGAGAGTATCAG GAGAGGCCACGATGATTTAGGTGATCACTATTTGGACTGTGGAGACCTCAGCAATGCTCTTAAGTGTTACTCGCGAGCCCGTGATTACTGCACCAGTGCTAAACACGTCATCAACATGTGTCTCAATGTTATCAAG GTCAGTGTCTACCTCCAGAACTGGTCTCATGTTCTGAGCTATGTAAGCAAGGCTGAGTCTACACCGGAAATTGCAGAA caaagaggagaaagagataGCCAGACACAAGCAATTCTCACCAAACTGAAATGTGCAGCAG GCTTGGCTGAACTAGCTGCGCGGAAGTACAAACAGGCAGCAAAGTGCTTCTTGTTGGCATCGTTTGATCATTGTGATTTCCCTGAG CTGTTATCTCCCAGCAATGTGGCTGTGTATGGTGGGCTCTGTGCCCTGGCTACATTTGACCGTCAGGAACTGCAACGAAATGTTATCTCTAGTAG CTCCTTCAAATTGTTTTTGGAGCTGGAGCCACAGGTTCGTGACATCATCTTCAAGTTTTATGAATCTAAATATGCTTCATGCCTGAAGATGCTGGATGAGATGAAG GACAACCTGCTGCTAGATATGTACCTTGCACCTCATGTCAGGACACTTTATACCCAGATTCGAAATCGTGCCCTTATCCAG tACTTCAGCCCCTATGTGTCGGCAGACATGCGCAAGATGGCCACTGCTTTTAACACCACAGTGGCTGCTCTGGAAGATGAACTCACTCAGCTGATCTTGGAGGGACTGATCAATGCCAGAATAGACTCGCACAGTAAG ATTCTGTATGCTCGAGATGTAGATCAGCGCAGCACAACTTTTGAGAAGTCTTTACTAATGGGCAAAGAGTTTCAGCGCCGTGCCAAAGCAATGATCCTGCGAGCCGCAGTCCTACGCAACCAGATACATGTCAAG TCTCCTCCGAGGGAAGGTAGCCAAGGGGAGCTCACTCCAGCTAACAGCCAATCCAGAATGAGCACCAACATGTGA
- the GPS1 gene encoding COP9 signalosome complex subunit 1 isoform X2: MPLPVQVFNLQGAVEPMQIDVDPQEDQQNSPDINYVVENPTLDLEQYASSYSGLMRIERLQFIADHCPQLRVEALKMALSFVQRTFNVDVYEEIHRKLSEATRELQNTPDAVPDSGIEPPPLDTAWVEATRKKALLKLEKLDTDLKNYKGNSIKESIRRGHDDLGDHYLDCGDLSNALKCYSRARDYCTSAKHVINMCLNVIKVSVYLQNWSHVLSYVSKAESTPEIAEQRGERDSQTQAILTKLKCAAGLAELAARKYKQAAKCFLLASFDHCDFPELLSPSNVAVYGGLCALATFDRQELQRNVISSSSFKLFLELEPQVRDIIFKFYESKYASCLKMLDEMKDNLLLDMYLAPHVRTLYTQIRNRALIQYFSPYVSADMRKMATAFNTTVAALEDELTQLILEGLINARIDSHSKILYARDVDQRSTTFEKSLLMGKEFQRRAKAMILRAAVLRNQIHVKSPPREGSQGELTPANSQSRMSTNM, translated from the exons ATGCCGCTGCCCGTCCAGGTCTTTAACCTGCAG GGTGCAGTGGAGCCCATGCAGATTGACGTAGATCCACAAGAAGATCAGCAGAATTCACCTGATATCAACTATGTGGTGGAGAACCCCACGCTG GATTTGGAGCAGTATGCGTCCAGCTACAGTGGGCTGATGCGAATCGAGCGGCTGCAGTTCATTGCTGATCACTGCCCACAGCTGCGGGTGGAAGCTCTCAAGATGGCTTTGTCATTTGTCCAGAGAACTTTCAATGTTGATGTGTATGAAGAAATCCACAGAAAGCTGTCTGAGGCCACAAG AGAACTGCAGAATACACCTGATGCTGTCCCTGACAGTGGAATTGAACCCCCTCCTCTTGACACAGCTTGGGTTGAAGCTACACGCAAAAAAGCTCTTCTTAAACTGGAGAAACTTGATACAGATCTCAAAAATTACAAAGGAAACTCCATCAAGGAGAGTATCAG GAGAGGCCACGATGATTTAGGTGATCACTATTTGGACTGTGGAGACCTCAGCAATGCTCTTAAGTGTTACTCGCGAGCCCGTGATTACTGCACCAGTGCTAAACACGTCATCAACATGTGTCTCAATGTTATCAAG GTCAGTGTCTACCTCCAGAACTGGTCTCATGTTCTGAGCTATGTAAGCAAGGCTGAGTCTACACCGGAAATTGCAGAA caaagaggagaaagagataGCCAGACACAAGCAATTCTCACCAAACTGAAATGTGCAGCAG GCTTGGCTGAACTAGCTGCGCGGAAGTACAAACAGGCAGCAAAGTGCTTCTTGTTGGCATCGTTTGATCATTGTGATTTCCCTGAG CTGTTATCTCCCAGCAATGTGGCTGTGTATGGTGGGCTCTGTGCCCTGGCTACATTTGACCGTCAGGAACTGCAACGAAATGTTATCTCTAGTAG CTCCTTCAAATTGTTTTTGGAGCTGGAGCCACAGGTTCGTGACATCATCTTCAAGTTTTATGAATCTAAATATGCTTCATGCCTGAAGATGCTGGATGAGATGAAG GACAACCTGCTGCTAGATATGTACCTTGCACCTCATGTCAGGACACTTTATACCCAGATTCGAAATCGTGCCCTTATCCAG tACTTCAGCCCCTATGTGTCGGCAGACATGCGCAAGATGGCCACTGCTTTTAACACCACAGTGGCTGCTCTGGAAGATGAACTCACTCAGCTGATCTTGGAGGGACTGATCAATGCCAGAATAGACTCGCACAGTAAG ATTCTGTATGCTCGAGATGTAGATCAGCGCAGCACAACTTTTGAGAAGTCTTTACTAATGGGCAAAGAGTTTCAGCGCCGTGCCAAAGCAATGATCCTGCGAGCCGCAGTCCTACGCAACCAGATACATGTCAAG TCTCCTCCGAGGGAAGGTAGCCAAGGGGAGCTCACTCCAGCTAACAGCCAATCCAGAATGAGCACCAACATGTGA
- the RFNG gene encoding beta-1,3-N-acetylglucosaminyltransferase radical fringe has product MNGPCLGLRRAGVLLSLGIAALLLLLLPRGQRSAVPRPPPAAGPSAPPPHRAGPEGSAGAPGGGAGAGGRGGGLAGSPQLARRDRLGAASSSARENLELKDIFIAVKTTRKYHKSRLDLLLQTWISQARGQTFIFTDWEDQELRLKAGDHMINTNCSAVHTRQALCCKMSVEYDKFLESGQKWFCHVDDDNYVNPRTLLHLLSAFSHSQDVYVGRPSLDHPIEAADHVQSDGSKTTVKFWFATGGAGFCISRGLALKMSPWASLGNFISTAERVRLPDDCTIGYIIEGLLEVKLLHSPLFHSHLENLQRLQGESVLQQVTLSYGDPENKHNVVSVGGVFGLQQDPTRFKSVHCLLYPDTIWCPAKKMS; this is encoded by the exons ATGAACGGCCCTTGCCTGGGGCTGCGCAGGGCCGgggtcctgctgtccctgggcatcGCCGCTctcctgctgttgctgctgccgCGGGGGCAGCGTTCCGCCGtgccccgcccgccgcccgccgccgggccCAGCGCGCCCCCGCCGCACCGCGCGGGCCCGGAAGGCTCTGCCGGAGcgccgggcggcggggccggggccggcggccgTGGCGGAGGCCTCGCGGGTAGCCCGCAGCTTGCGCGGAGGGACCGTCTcggggctgccagcagctcgGCCAGGGAGAACCTAGAGCTGAAGGACATCTTTATTGCGGTGAAGACCACGAGGAAGTACCATAAGAGCCGGCTGGACTTGCTCCTCCAAACCTGGATCTCCCAAGCGAGGGGACAG ACGTTTATATTCACGGACTGGGAGGATCAGGAACTACGCCTGAAAGCAG GGGATCATATGATCAACACCAACTGTTCCGCTGTCCATACCCGGCAAGCTCTCTGTTGCAAGATGTCTGTGGAATATGATAAATTCCTGGAATCTGGGCAAAA aTGGTTTTGCCATGTGGACGATGACAACTATGTGAACCCTCGGACTCTCCTACATCTCTTGTCTGCATTCTCACACAGCCAGGATGTCTACGTGGGGCGACCGAGTCTGGACCATCCCATTGAAGCAGCTGACCATGTGCAAAGTGATGGATCA AAGACAACTGTGAAATTCTGGTTTGCCACAGGTGGTGCTGGGTTCTGTATCAGCCGAGGTCTTGCCCTGAAGATGAGTCCCTGGGCCAG CCTGGGCAATTTCATTAGTACTGCAGAAAGAGTGCGTCTTCCCGATGACTGCACTATTGGCTACATCAttgaggggctgctggaggtAAAGCTGCTACACAGCCCGTTGTTCCATTCCCACCTGGAAAATCTGCAGAGACTGCAAGGCGaatctgtgctgcagcag GTAACCCTGAGTTATGGCGACCCTGAGAACAAACACAATGTCGTGAGTGTGGGAGGAGTGTTTGGCCTTCAGCAGGATCCAACCCG atttAAATCTGTCCATTGTCTGCTTTATCCTGACACTATTTGGTGCCCTGCTAAGAAGATGTCATAA
- the GPS1 gene encoding COP9 signalosome complex subunit 1 isoform X1 — protein sequence MPLPVQVFNLQGAVEPMQIDVDPQEDQQNSPDINYVVENPTLARFCWQDLEQYASSYSGLMRIERLQFIADHCPQLRVEALKMALSFVQRTFNVDVYEEIHRKLSEATRELQNTPDAVPDSGIEPPPLDTAWVEATRKKALLKLEKLDTDLKNYKGNSIKESIRRGHDDLGDHYLDCGDLSNALKCYSRARDYCTSAKHVINMCLNVIKVSVYLQNWSHVLSYVSKAESTPEIAEQRGERDSQTQAILTKLKCAAGLAELAARKYKQAAKCFLLASFDHCDFPELLSPSNVAVYGGLCALATFDRQELQRNVISSSSFKLFLELEPQVRDIIFKFYESKYASCLKMLDEMKDNLLLDMYLAPHVRTLYTQIRNRALIQYFSPYVSADMRKMATAFNTTVAALEDELTQLILEGLINARIDSHSKILYARDVDQRSTTFEKSLLMGKEFQRRAKAMILRAAVLRNQIHVKSPPREGSQGELTPANSQSRMSTNM from the exons ATGCCGCTGCCCGTCCAGGTCTTTAACCTGCAG GGTGCAGTGGAGCCCATGCAGATTGACGTAGATCCACAAGAAGATCAGCAGAATTCACCTGATATCAACTATGTGGTGGAGAACCCCACGCTG GCCAGGTTTTGTTGGCAGGATTTGGAGCAGTATGCGTCCAGCTACAGTGGGCTGATGCGAATCGAGCGGCTGCAGTTCATTGCTGATCACTGCCCACAGCTGCGGGTGGAAGCTCTCAAGATGGCTTTGTCATTTGTCCAGAGAACTTTCAATGTTGATGTGTATGAAGAAATCCACAGAAAGCTGTCTGAGGCCACAAG AGAACTGCAGAATACACCTGATGCTGTCCCTGACAGTGGAATTGAACCCCCTCCTCTTGACACAGCTTGGGTTGAAGCTACACGCAAAAAAGCTCTTCTTAAACTGGAGAAACTTGATACAGATCTCAAAAATTACAAAGGAAACTCCATCAAGGAGAGTATCAG GAGAGGCCACGATGATTTAGGTGATCACTATTTGGACTGTGGAGACCTCAGCAATGCTCTTAAGTGTTACTCGCGAGCCCGTGATTACTGCACCAGTGCTAAACACGTCATCAACATGTGTCTCAATGTTATCAAG GTCAGTGTCTACCTCCAGAACTGGTCTCATGTTCTGAGCTATGTAAGCAAGGCTGAGTCTACACCGGAAATTGCAGAA caaagaggagaaagagataGCCAGACACAAGCAATTCTCACCAAACTGAAATGTGCAGCAG GCTTGGCTGAACTAGCTGCGCGGAAGTACAAACAGGCAGCAAAGTGCTTCTTGTTGGCATCGTTTGATCATTGTGATTTCCCTGAG CTGTTATCTCCCAGCAATGTGGCTGTGTATGGTGGGCTCTGTGCCCTGGCTACATTTGACCGTCAGGAACTGCAACGAAATGTTATCTCTAGTAG CTCCTTCAAATTGTTTTTGGAGCTGGAGCCACAGGTTCGTGACATCATCTTCAAGTTTTATGAATCTAAATATGCTTCATGCCTGAAGATGCTGGATGAGATGAAG GACAACCTGCTGCTAGATATGTACCTTGCACCTCATGTCAGGACACTTTATACCCAGATTCGAAATCGTGCCCTTATCCAG tACTTCAGCCCCTATGTGTCGGCAGACATGCGCAAGATGGCCACTGCTTTTAACACCACAGTGGCTGCTCTGGAAGATGAACTCACTCAGCTGATCTTGGAGGGACTGATCAATGCCAGAATAGACTCGCACAGTAAG ATTCTGTATGCTCGAGATGTAGATCAGCGCAGCACAACTTTTGAGAAGTCTTTACTAATGGGCAAAGAGTTTCAGCGCCGTGCCAAAGCAATGATCCTGCGAGCCGCAGTCCTACGCAACCAGATACATGTCAAG TCTCCTCCGAGGGAAGGTAGCCAAGGGGAGCTCACTCCAGCTAACAGCCAATCCAGAATGAGCACCAACATGTGA
- the GPS1 gene encoding COP9 signalosome complex subunit 1 isoform X5, translated as MWWRTPRWFCWQDLEQYASSYSGLMRIERLQFIADHCPQLRVEALKMALSFVQRTFNVDVYEEIHRKLSEATRELQNTPDAVPDSGIEPPPLDTAWVEATRKKALLKLEKLDTDLKNYKGNSIKESIRRGHDDLGDHYLDCGDLSNALKCYSRARDYCTSAKHVINMCLNVIKVSVYLQNWSHVLSYVSKAESTPEIAEQRGERDSQTQAILTKLKCAAGLAELAARKYKQAAKCFLLASFDHCDFPELLSPSNVAVYGGLCALATFDRQELQRNVISSSSFKLFLELEPQVRDIIFKFYESKYASCLKMLDEMKDNLLLDMYLAPHVRTLYTQIRNRALIQYFSPYVSADMRKMATAFNTTVAALEDELTQLILEGLINARIDSHSKILYARDVDQRSTTFEKSLLMGKEFQRRAKAMILRAAVLRNQIHVKSPPREGSQGELTPANSQSRMSTNM; from the exons ATGTGGTGGAGAACCCCACGCTG GTTTTGTTGGCAGGATTTGGAGCAGTATGCGTCCAGCTACAGTGGGCTGATGCGAATCGAGCGGCTGCAGTTCATTGCTGATCACTGCCCACAGCTGCGGGTGGAAGCTCTCAAGATGGCTTTGTCATTTGTCCAGAGAACTTTCAATGTTGATGTGTATGAAGAAATCCACAGAAAGCTGTCTGAGGCCACAAG AGAACTGCAGAATACACCTGATGCTGTCCCTGACAGTGGAATTGAACCCCCTCCTCTTGACACAGCTTGGGTTGAAGCTACACGCAAAAAAGCTCTTCTTAAACTGGAGAAACTTGATACAGATCTCAAAAATTACAAAGGAAACTCCATCAAGGAGAGTATCAG GAGAGGCCACGATGATTTAGGTGATCACTATTTGGACTGTGGAGACCTCAGCAATGCTCTTAAGTGTTACTCGCGAGCCCGTGATTACTGCACCAGTGCTAAACACGTCATCAACATGTGTCTCAATGTTATCAAG GTCAGTGTCTACCTCCAGAACTGGTCTCATGTTCTGAGCTATGTAAGCAAGGCTGAGTCTACACCGGAAATTGCAGAA caaagaggagaaagagataGCCAGACACAAGCAATTCTCACCAAACTGAAATGTGCAGCAG GCTTGGCTGAACTAGCTGCGCGGAAGTACAAACAGGCAGCAAAGTGCTTCTTGTTGGCATCGTTTGATCATTGTGATTTCCCTGAG CTGTTATCTCCCAGCAATGTGGCTGTGTATGGTGGGCTCTGTGCCCTGGCTACATTTGACCGTCAGGAACTGCAACGAAATGTTATCTCTAGTAG CTCCTTCAAATTGTTTTTGGAGCTGGAGCCACAGGTTCGTGACATCATCTTCAAGTTTTATGAATCTAAATATGCTTCATGCCTGAAGATGCTGGATGAGATGAAG GACAACCTGCTGCTAGATATGTACCTTGCACCTCATGTCAGGACACTTTATACCCAGATTCGAAATCGTGCCCTTATCCAG tACTTCAGCCCCTATGTGTCGGCAGACATGCGCAAGATGGCCACTGCTTTTAACACCACAGTGGCTGCTCTGGAAGATGAACTCACTCAGCTGATCTTGGAGGGACTGATCAATGCCAGAATAGACTCGCACAGTAAG ATTCTGTATGCTCGAGATGTAGATCAGCGCAGCACAACTTTTGAGAAGTCTTTACTAATGGGCAAAGAGTTTCAGCGCCGTGCCAAAGCAATGATCCTGCGAGCCGCAGTCCTACGCAACCAGATACATGTCAAG TCTCCTCCGAGGGAAGGTAGCCAAGGGGAGCTCACTCCAGCTAACAGCCAATCCAGAATGAGCACCAACATGTGA